A region from the Mercenaria mercenaria strain notata chromosome 7, MADL_Memer_1, whole genome shotgun sequence genome encodes:
- the LOC128558721 gene encoding uncharacterized protein LOC128558721 yields MKDSHKVHKSMKLVYLQCYFVTIATILGTGILGLPVTLTHAGLYPFLISFILGALVQGLLIYFFTDLLQRAHAIQLKSHCEDPHPLNEETEFLMDDDWDDMADESSGPVLAGHVIIPKDINIQPPNLHLLGNLFLGCGVRQFFDIILVLQFMALLVSYALAGSEAYGSLIGIDYRYIIPVFVWVLTFSIVFALQLIQPVVSILTFFKGSLLLGTVSIQGPVFNKILYFTQVMARA; encoded by the exons ATGAAAGACAGTCACAAAGTTCATAAATCAATGAAACTAGTATATTTACAAtgtt attttgttacaATTGCTACCATTCTGGGGACGGGAATCCTAG ggCTGCCAGTGACACTGACACATGCTGGACTCTATCCATTTCTCATTTCATTTATCCTTGGAGCTCTCGTGCAA GGCTTACTGATCTATTTCTTCACAGACCTGTTACAGAGAGCACATGCTATACAGTTAAAGTCACATTGT GAAGACCCACACCCACTGAATGAGGAGACAGAATTTCTGATGGACGATGACTGGGATGACATGGCGGATGAATCAAGTG GTCCAGTTTTGGCAGGTCATGTGATAATACCAAAGGACATAAACATACAGCCGCCAAATTTACATTTACTAGGGAACCTTTTTCTTGGCTGTGGTGTACGGCAGTTCTTCGACATTATACTGGTGCTTCAATT CATGGCGTTGCTTGTGAGTTATGCCCTGGCCGGCAGTGAAGCTTACGGCTCTTTGATAGGAATAGA CTACCGGTATATTATACCAGTGTTTGTGTGGGTGTTGACCTTTTCTATCGTGTTTGCCTTACAACTGATACAACCTGTGGTTTCCATTCTTACATTCTTCAAAGGGAGCTTACTCCTGGGAACTGTGAGTATTCAAGGGCCTGTATTcaataaaattctatattttaccCAGGTAATGGCCCGTGCTTGA
- the LOC128558372 gene encoding uncharacterized protein LOC128558372 translates to MSCANCNQKFLKKSGGYQRHSLNIKCTGSDLTVGEALEKVTGATFEECIEDEAETETSNENVQECPVQNEATSSSQEKEKEKLSAPSEMPLSSQKRQVKLTAQCEPIPSTQKKPVELPVQNGRRQSGRKRKIPLQYLVDNGSKPSSQKKQVTSIIKIEKELKRKKPSYFLCNRCYVHL, encoded by the coding sequence ATGTCTTGTGCTAACTGCAATCAGAAATTCCTTAAGAAATCAGGAGGATATCAGCGCCATTCtttgaatataaaatgtactGGATCAGATCTTACAGTCGGTGAAGCCTTGGAAAAAGTTACTGGAGCCACTTTTGAAGAATGTATAGAAGATGAAGCAGAGACTGAAACAAGTAATGAAAATGTGCAAGAGTGCCCAGTACAAAATGAAGCAACTTCAAGTagtcaagaaaaagaaaaagaaaaattatctgcGCCAAGTGAAATGCCACTAAGTAGTCAGAAAAGGCAGGTAAAGTTAACTGCGCAATGTGAACCAATACCAAGTACTCAAAAGAAACCAGTAGAGCTTCCTGTACAGAATGGACGGAGACAAAGTGGTCGGAAAAGGAAAATACCGCTACAATATTTGGTGGACAATGGATCAAAACCAAGCAGTCAGAAAAAGCAAGTAACTAGtatcataaaaattgaaaaagaattaAAGAGAAAGAAACCATCGTATTTCTTGTGCAACCGCTGTTATGTGCATCTGTAA
- the LOC128558371 gene encoding uncharacterized protein LOC128558371 isoform X2 encodes MSCANCKQNFPKKSGGYHRYSSNIKCVGSDITVFEALEKVTGVTFEDYTEDEAEAETETSNENVEEYPVQEEASSSSQKNKEKLAVQNEPGPSNKKKKVKLNAQSKAKQSSLKKPVESVVQNESRHSSRKRHVENSMESESKPSTRKKKVQYSLQSESKSCSQKKQIDSTVQNEKEKRKKPLYFLCNRCYVHLSDCMRHEKAIADFWGRHQEDSYIGERRGVYAAELHYHNDHSYASKEGQLHRNMPPINDLRAPNYEAKRPKYTGSIKKNHLNNRSKNPWQIRVNKNNKWDTLVTAIRARQYRRAAKKFYSATKGSRKGFLTVVGIIARREIRKLFEEETKFSLCSVTDFPNTKDFWDKTLDQLKTEAPLLYTVLCSSVTSRITEATLLRGSTCLKPQLGVTLTCLMHTRAPRKLNSIAKYLCINFWRKRLRGELERKTVAGNRSLCDVYPRQEIVKISKDFQRAEKITQKHLEEEVIDNRRCIENEAAMEVEDFDFDNEDVVRYHKMAALTEVSSNKMFNGLQKVFSHESKECKCTMKFNVYLCCLYFSKECKCTMKFNVYFCCLYFSKECKCTMKFGVYLCCLYFSKESKCTMKFGVYLCCLYFSKESKCTMKFGVYLCCLYFSKESKCTMKFGVYLCCLYFSKECKCTMKFCVYPCCLYFSKACKCTMKFGVYLCCLYFSKESKCTMKFWCISLLPVFQQGV; translated from the exons ATGTCTTGTGCTAACTGTAAACAAAACTTCCCTAAGAAATCAGGAGGGTATCATCGCTATTCTTCGAATATAAAATGTGTTGGATCAGATATAACTGTTTTTGAAGCTTTGGAAAAGGTTACTGGAGTAACTTTTGAAGACTATACCGAAGATGAAGCAGAAGCAGAAACAGAAACAAGTAATGAAAATGTTGAGGAGTACCCAGTACAAGAAGAAGCAAGTTCAAGTAGCcagaaaaataaggaaaagtTAGCTGTGCAAAATGAACCTGGACCAAGTAATAAAAAGAAGAAGGTTAAGTTAAATGCGCAAAGTAAAGCAAAACAAAGTAGTCTAAAAAAGCCAGTAGAGTCTGTTGTACAGAATGAATCAAGACACAGTAGTCGGAAAAGGCATGTAGAAAATTCGATGGAAAGTGAATCAAAACCTAGCACTCGAAAAAAGAAAGTTCAATATTCTTTACAAAGTGAATCAAAATCATGCAGTCAGAAAAAGCAGATTGATAGTACagtacaaaatgaaaaagaaaaaagaaagaaaccgTTGTATTTCTTGTGCAACCGCTGTTACGTGCATCTGTCAGATTGTATGAGACACGAGAAAGCAATTGCAGATTTTTGGGGACGACACCAGGAAGACTCGTATATTGGTGAGAGACGTGGGGTTTATGCTGCTGAATTACATTACCATAACGACCATTCCTACGCTTCCAAAGAAGGACAATTGCATAGGAATATGCCTCCCATTAATGACTTGAGGGCTCCAAATTATGAGGCCAAGAGACCTAAATATACAGGCTCCATTAAAAAG AATCATCTGAATAACAGAAGCAAAAACCCTTGGCAAATCAGAGTGAACAAAAACAATAAATGGGACACACTTGTCACTGCCATCAGAGCGAGGCAGTACCGACGCGCTGCTAAAAAATTTTACTCTGCCACGAAAGGATCTCGCAAGGGGTTCTTAACAGTTGTCGGCATAATTGCAAGGCGAGAAATTCGAAAATTGTTTGAAGAGGAAACAAAGTTCTCATTGTGTTCAGTTACAGATTTTCCAAATACAAAAGATTTTTGGGATAAGACTCTGGATCAGTTGAAAACAGAAGCACCACTTCTGTACACTGTTCTCTGTTCAAGTGTAACGTCACGTATAACGGAGGCCACTCTGTTGCGAGGAAGTACATGTTTAAAGCCACAGCTTGGGGTAACACTTACATGTCTGATGCATACTCGTGCACCACGAAAATTGAATTCCATAGCTAAGTATTTGTGCATTAACTTTTGGCGAAAACGACTGAGAGGTGAACTTGAAAGGAAGACTGTTGCTGGAAATCGCAGTCTTTGTGATGTCTACCCAAGGCAAGAAATAGTCAAAATCAGTAAAGATTTTCAAAGAGCTGAAAAAATTACTCAGAAACATTTGGAGGAAGAAGTTATTGACAACAGAAGGTGCATAGAAAACGAGGCTGCTATGGAAGTTGaagattttgattttgataatgAAG ACGTTGTACGTTATCACAAGATGGCAGCTTTAACGGAAGTATCCAGTAATAAGATGTTTAATGGGCTCCAGAAAGTCTTCAGCCATGAAAG CAAGGAGTGTAAATGTACCATGAAGTTTAATGTATATCTTTGTTGCCTGTATTTCAGCAAGGAGTGTAAATGTACCATGaagtttaatgtatatttttgttgccTGTATTTCAGCAAGGAGTGTAAATGTACCATGAAATTTGGTGTATATCTTTGTTGCCTGTACTTCAGCAAGGAGAGTAAATGTACCatgaagtttggtgtatatcTTTGTTGCCTGTACTTCAGCAAGGAGAGTAAATGTACCatgaagtttggtgtatatcTTTGTTGCCTGTATTTCAGCAAGGAGAGTAAATGTACCatgaagtttggtgtatatcTTTGTTGCCTGTATTTCAGCAAGGAGTGTAAATGTACCATGAAGTTTTGTGTATATCCTTGTTGCCTGTATTTCAGCAAGGCATGTAAATGTACCatgaagtttggtgtatatcTTTGTTGCCTGTATTTCAGCAAAGAGAGTAAATGTACCATGAAGTTTTGGTGTATATCTTTGTTGCCTGTATTTCAGCAAGGAGTGTAA